One Thalassotalea atypica DNA window includes the following coding sequences:
- a CDS encoding glycoside hydrolase family 2 TIM barrel-domain containing protein, with protein sequence MKLYTAIPFALLAFASSAQENTDSRAPWENHQVFAINKEDPHATLFPFQSTYESLTNNKEQSNNFLLLNGLWKFDWQRSPKNKPEGFEQASFDDTSWSSIPVPGNWETEGFGYPIYLDERFPFTTTWPDAPKDYNPIGSYRKAFSLPASWKNKQIFLHVGAAKSSLDVWLNGEKVGFSQGSKTPAEFDLTSYVTQDDNLLAFQIRRWTDASYLESQDMLRISGIERDVYLYATPKQHIFDFHAKPTLNDKFTQGNLAVDITLKNFEQKTSIQTVELQLLDPRNNMSVLLSQQQTLKLKENTSTEVSLADKVNSPALWSAETPNLYTLLINLKNEQGEVIESIRDDIGFRHLEVVNSQLTINGKAITIRGVDRHETDPHRGHVVSKASMEHDIKLMKQFNINAVRSSHYPNNPYWYELTDKYGLYVIDEANIESHPLAISDKTQLGNEMSWLPAHLDRTQRMFERDKNHPSIIIWSLGNEAGKGKIFEATYQWLKDNDSSRLVQYEPAEKEHYTDVFAPMYPSIERLVNYAKSNPTRPAIMIEYAHAMGNSVGNLKDYWHAIEKYDVLQGGFIWDWVDQSLEYTNEDGVRFWAYGKDFHPTLPSDGNFLNNGLMTPDRKPHPHAFEVKKVYQAVRFHDKASASGEFIVENRYDFIDLAQFDLRWKIEVDGQTFAKGQQPLPAIKPSSKKAISLSLPKLPQSDDKEYFITLSAVLREPDGLLNSGHELAFEQFKLPVSLELAPTQVTKTKVKMTEDNEQMLRFDNGETQIGFNKKTGWLTQYQHQNKSLLKSPMKANFWRAPTDNDLGNGMQNWAAIWQTAAESLQLENISYKSLSDGFNVSVRYTSDAFKGHYAVEYSINHSGQIHVLNDLQITTGQTLPNIPRLGMQLTLPGSFQKLSWYGRGPHESYADRKTSAQVSLYKNAVKDQIHHYARPQENANKTDVRWVALKNEQGTGIVAVGDNPLSTSAWPYRQSDIDFIAGKDGSASASGLVPVTTKRGAEVPMRNLVTLNIDHKQMGVGGDTSWGRLVHKEYTIPAKSYQYGFTLVPFNVTDLHKNKLTVSKLARSIPKR encoded by the coding sequence ATGAAATTATATACCGCAATTCCTTTTGCTTTATTGGCGTTTGCCTCAAGCGCACAAGAAAATACCGATTCGCGTGCGCCGTGGGAAAACCACCAAGTTTTTGCTATTAACAAAGAAGATCCGCACGCGACACTGTTTCCATTTCAATCAACCTATGAATCACTCACAAATAACAAAGAACAAAGTAATAATTTTCTATTACTCAACGGGCTTTGGAAGTTCGATTGGCAGCGTTCGCCAAAGAACAAACCGGAAGGTTTTGAGCAAGCTTCATTTGACGACACAAGCTGGTCAAGTATCCCTGTACCGGGAAATTGGGAGACAGAAGGTTTTGGTTACCCGATATATCTGGATGAACGTTTCCCTTTCACAACAACATGGCCTGATGCCCCAAAGGACTACAATCCTATAGGCTCTTACCGCAAAGCCTTCTCCTTACCTGCATCATGGAAAAATAAGCAAATATTTCTTCATGTCGGCGCCGCAAAATCATCGTTAGATGTATGGCTAAATGGAGAGAAAGTTGGTTTTAGCCAAGGTTCAAAGACCCCAGCTGAGTTCGACCTCACCTCATACGTAACACAAGACGACAACCTGCTTGCTTTTCAAATACGCCGCTGGACAGACGCGAGTTATTTAGAAAGCCAAGACATGTTGCGCATTTCGGGTATCGAACGCGACGTATACTTATATGCTACCCCTAAACAGCATATCTTTGACTTTCACGCAAAACCAACACTAAACGATAAATTTACACAGGGTAATTTAGCCGTCGATATTACGCTGAAAAACTTTGAACAGAAAACATCAATTCAAACGGTAGAGCTACAACTGCTCGACCCACGAAATAATATGTCAGTTTTACTTTCTCAACAGCAAACGCTTAAGTTAAAAGAAAATACATCAACCGAAGTCTCGCTTGCGGATAAAGTAAATAGCCCCGCCCTTTGGTCAGCAGAAACACCAAACCTGTATACCCTATTGATCAATTTGAAGAATGAGCAGGGAGAGGTCATCGAGTCTATTCGTGATGATATTGGCTTTAGGCATTTAGAAGTCGTTAATAGCCAGCTCACCATCAATGGCAAGGCGATTACTATTCGCGGCGTAGATCGCCATGAAACTGATCCTCACCGAGGCCACGTTGTGAGCAAAGCATCGATGGAACATGACATTAAATTAATGAAACAGTTCAATATTAATGCCGTACGCTCTAGTCATTACCCAAACAACCCTTATTGGTACGAACTCACCGACAAATATGGTCTTTATGTTATTGATGAAGCCAATATTGAATCTCATCCTCTCGCCATTAGTGACAAAACTCAGCTAGGCAATGAAATGAGTTGGTTACCAGCTCATTTAGATCGAACTCAACGAATGTTCGAACGTGATAAAAACCACCCTTCGATCATTATTTGGTCATTGGGAAATGAGGCCGGAAAAGGAAAGATATTTGAGGCAACCTATCAATGGTTGAAAGACAATGATAGCAGCCGATTAGTGCAATACGAGCCAGCCGAGAAAGAACATTACACTGACGTTTTCGCACCGATGTATCCATCAATTGAACGTTTAGTTAATTACGCGAAATCAAACCCGACACGCCCAGCCATTATGATTGAATATGCTCATGCGATGGGGAATTCTGTCGGCAACCTAAAAGACTATTGGCACGCAATAGAAAAGTATGACGTACTACAAGGTGGCTTTATCTGGGATTGGGTCGATCAATCTCTCGAATATACTAATGAAGACGGTGTGAGGTTTTGGGCTTATGGAAAAGACTTTCACCCCACTCTACCGAGCGATGGTAATTTTTTAAATAATGGTTTAATGACGCCAGATAGAAAACCACACCCTCATGCCTTTGAAGTTAAAAAGGTGTACCAAGCCGTGCGTTTCCATGACAAAGCAAGCGCCAGTGGCGAATTTATTGTTGAAAACCGATATGACTTCATCGATTTGGCTCAGTTTGATTTACGTTGGAAAATAGAAGTGGATGGTCAGACTTTTGCAAAAGGTCAACAGCCCTTACCTGCAATAAAGCCAAGCAGTAAAAAAGCAATATCGCTTTCATTACCTAAACTTCCTCAGAGTGATGACAAAGAATATTTCATTACCCTTAGTGCGGTATTACGTGAGCCAGACGGATTGCTAAATAGTGGTCATGAGTTAGCGTTTGAACAGTTTAAACTGCCGGTCAGTTTAGAATTAGCACCAACCCAAGTCACGAAAACCAAAGTCAAGATGACTGAAGACAATGAACAAATGCTTCGTTTTGATAACGGTGAAACTCAAATAGGATTTAATAAGAAAACAGGCTGGCTTACCCAGTATCAACACCAAAACAAGTCATTATTGAAATCACCTATGAAAGCAAATTTTTGGCGTGCCCCCACCGATAATGATTTAGGTAATGGTATGCAAAATTGGGCTGCAATATGGCAAACGGCAGCAGAAAGCTTACAGCTTGAAAACATCAGTTATAAGTCTCTATCCGATGGATTTAATGTCAGTGTTCGATACACAAGTGATGCATTCAAAGGACATTATGCTGTTGAATACAGTATTAATCACTCGGGTCAGATTCATGTGTTAAATGACTTACAGATAACAACTGGACAAACACTACCCAATATCCCACGCTTAGGGATGCAGCTAACGTTACCTGGCAGCTTCCAAAAGCTTTCTTGGTATGGCAGAGGTCCACATGAAAGCTATGCCGACAGAAAAACATCAGCACAAGTTTCTCTATATAAAAACGCTGTGAAAGATCAAATTCACCACTATGCGCGCCCACAGGAAAATGCAAACAAAACAGATGTCCGTTGGGTTGCCCTTAAAAATGAACAAGGAACAGGTATAGTTGCCGTTGGTGATAACCCCCTAAGCACCAGTGCCTGGCCTTACAGGCAAAGTGACATTGATTTTATCGCAGGAAAAGATGGCTCAGCATCAGCATCTGGATTAGTGCCAGTGACTACAAAAAGAGGCGCCGAAGTGCCGATGCGCAACTTGGTTACACTTAATATTGACCATAAACAAATGGGCGTAGGTGGCGATACATCTTGGGGCCGATTGGTTCATAAAGAATACACAATACCGGCAAAGAGTTACCAATATGGCTTTACTCTGGTACCGTTTAACGTTACCGATTTACATAAAAATAAATTAACCGTTAGTAAATTAGCTCGTTCAATCCCGAAGAGATAA
- a CDS encoding aminotransferase class III-fold pyridoxal phosphate-dependent enzyme — protein MTTLTPVEFSDHELLTILSAQYQLSGELKKLPGYCDQNFRLNCENGNQYIVKIANVDEPRLELEMQNAAMAHLASKECAVPHALVNKNNESLLRIVKDQQCCFLRVLTYLPGDFYVDAPSLTHTPQLWSDLGKFIGEIDLALADFDHAGAYRYLEWDLAQGYRICMNKKHILDNQQRELVEYYLKRYQTQTLPLLTHLPQGVIHNDANDYNLLIDCKTAPSKIAGLIDFGDMVHSHIINELAIACAYALMNEKNETYDVLTVLKTIVASYYQVRPLQDAELEVLLSLISLRLCTTVCNGAVAFSQQPDNDYLLVSIKPAWDLLEQLKALNPFAVLCQLRGACHLPVDTGQSKDSIINYRKKHLGKTLSLSYQAPLKIVQGQGAYLYDEQGTPYLDMVNNVCHVGHCHPKVVAAGQEQLAKLNTNTRYLHDNIINYSNKLLSTMPDELSVCMLVNSGSEANELAFRLARCFTKSKELLVVDGAYHGNTNACIEASPYKFNGPGGEGEQPYVHTVSLPDPYRGKFQGNTQETADNYARSVKETLENLAKAGKKPSAFICESLQGVAGQIIMPDGYLSSVYQHVRAAGGVCIADEVQVGFGRVGTHMWAFETQNVTPDIVTLGKPIGNGHPMAAVITTQAIADAFVTGMEYFNTFGGNPVSCAIGHAVLDVIEQENLQKHALNTGNYFQEKLKQLQQRFELIGDVRGLGLFIGVELVEDKLTKQPATEKTSWLVEFFKQHQILLSTEGPFYNILKIKPPLAFTQSDADKFINVLELGLKELSQQ, from the coding sequence ATGACAACTTTAACCCCTGTTGAATTTTCTGACCACGAGCTCTTAACGATACTGTCAGCGCAGTACCAGTTATCCGGCGAATTAAAAAAGTTACCCGGCTATTGTGATCAAAATTTCAGACTCAATTGCGAAAATGGTAATCAATACATAGTAAAAATTGCCAACGTTGACGAACCACGACTTGAACTAGAAATGCAAAACGCTGCAATGGCACATTTAGCATCCAAAGAATGTGCAGTGCCTCATGCGCTTGTTAACAAAAATAATGAATCATTACTACGTATAGTAAAAGACCAACAATGTTGTTTTTTGCGGGTATTAACCTATCTACCGGGAGACTTTTACGTTGATGCGCCATCGTTAACGCATACGCCACAACTGTGGTCTGATTTAGGCAAGTTCATTGGAGAAATTGACCTTGCCTTAGCTGACTTTGACCATGCAGGTGCTTATCGATATTTGGAGTGGGATTTAGCACAAGGTTATCGTATATGCATGAACAAAAAGCATATACTTGATAACCAACAACGCGAACTCGTTGAATATTATTTAAAACGTTATCAAACACAAACTTTACCGTTACTGACTCACCTTCCACAAGGGGTTATTCATAACGATGCTAACGACTACAATTTGCTAATTGATTGCAAAACTGCACCATCAAAAATTGCAGGGCTAATTGATTTTGGCGACATGGTTCACAGCCATATCATTAATGAATTGGCCATAGCATGTGCGTATGCATTAATGAACGAGAAAAACGAAACGTACGACGTGCTTACCGTACTTAAAACAATCGTTGCTAGTTATTATCAAGTTCGTCCTTTACAAGATGCTGAGCTCGAAGTCTTGCTCTCTTTAATCTCATTACGTTTATGTACGACAGTCTGTAATGGTGCGGTGGCGTTTTCTCAGCAACCAGATAACGACTATTTACTCGTTTCAATTAAGCCCGCATGGGATTTGCTTGAGCAACTAAAAGCGTTAAATCCTTTTGCCGTTTTGTGTCAACTGCGCGGCGCTTGTCATTTACCCGTTGATACGGGGCAATCAAAAGACAGCATCATAAACTACCGAAAAAAACACTTAGGCAAAACACTTAGCCTAAGTTACCAAGCTCCCTTGAAAATAGTGCAAGGCCAAGGCGCGTACTTATACGATGAGCAAGGAACGCCCTATTTGGACATGGTTAACAACGTCTGTCACGTAGGTCACTGTCATCCTAAAGTTGTTGCCGCCGGTCAAGAACAGTTAGCAAAATTAAACACTAACACACGCTATTTACACGATAACATCATTAATTATTCAAACAAGCTACTATCGACAATGCCTGATGAGTTGTCCGTTTGTATGCTTGTAAATTCAGGAAGTGAAGCCAATGAATTGGCTTTTCGTCTTGCTCGCTGTTTTACCAAGTCCAAAGAGCTCTTGGTGGTTGATGGCGCATATCATGGCAATACCAATGCCTGTATCGAAGCCAGTCCGTATAAGTTTAATGGCCCAGGCGGTGAAGGTGAACAACCTTATGTTCATACTGTTTCTTTGCCAGACCCTTATCGAGGAAAGTTTCAAGGGAATACTCAAGAAACCGCGGATAACTACGCAAGGAGTGTTAAAGAAACACTTGAAAACTTAGCTAAAGCAGGCAAAAAACCAAGTGCTTTTATCTGTGAGTCACTACAGGGAGTCGCTGGCCAAATTATTATGCCTGACGGTTATTTGTCCTCAGTTTACCAGCATGTTAGAGCTGCTGGCGGTGTTTGTATTGCCGACGAAGTGCAAGTAGGTTTTGGCCGAGTGGGTACGCATATGTGGGCATTTGAGACGCAAAACGTAACCCCTGATATCGTCACTTTAGGAAAACCGATTGGTAACGGCCACCCCATGGCTGCAGTTATTACCACACAAGCCATTGCCGACGCTTTTGTCACGGGTATGGAGTATTTCAACACCTTTGGCGGAAATCCCGTTTCTTGTGCCATAGGACACGCTGTACTTGATGTGATTGAGCAAGAAAACTTACAAAAACATGCGCTAAACACAGGGAACTATTTTCAAGAGAAACTAAAACAACTTCAGCAACGCTTTGAGTTGATTGGCGATGTTCGTGGCTTAGGCTTGTTCATTGGAGTTGAACTAGTTGAAGATAAGCTCACTAAACAACCCGCAACCGAGAAAACCTCGTGGTTGGTTGAGTTCTTCAAACAACACCAAATACTACTAAGCACTGAAGGCCCATTTTACAATATATTAAAAATAAAACCGCCGCTCGCCTTTACTCAATCTGATGCGGATAAATTTATTAACGTGCTTGAGCTAGGATTAAAAGAACTAAGCCAACAATAA
- the nhaC gene encoding Na+/H+ antiporter NhaC, giving the protein MDKNNKKSASLFDALFPIAILLVLLALAVYFFGNDSSSGPNQIALILCAGVACLIGLKNGYTRQEIEEGIVKGISLTLGAILILLAVGSLIGTWLLAGTVPTMIYLGLQIIDPQYFYVSCTILCALVALCIGSSWTVAATIGVALMGVSAGLGASAPITAGAIISGAYFGDKLSPLSDTTNLAAAVSDTELFTHIKNMLWSTVPSFIITLVIFFFLGLSSAEQESTRQVELLLTSLESEFHIAWYLLLPLVVTLFLAMKKMPAFPAIGIGALAGAIFAIFFQQDLIVDYANEGMPVIEANIMVVWQVMFAGVALDTGNEMVDDLLSGGGMASMLNTIWLIISAMVFGSIMEKVGLLQRVVESLLSVTKKAGSLISTTIVTAFGINCISADQYISIVMTGRMYKNNYKERGLKPENLSRAIEDGGTVTSVLVPWNTCGAYMQSVLLVSPLEFAVFCFFNWLSPLIGITCALAGFKVKTLLVPAKTSTVPISS; this is encoded by the coding sequence ATGGATAAAAACAATAAAAAATCAGCTTCATTATTCGATGCACTTTTCCCCATTGCCATATTGCTAGTGCTACTTGCATTAGCGGTCTATTTTTTTGGTAATGATTCATCGTCAGGCCCTAATCAAATAGCGCTAATTTTATGCGCAGGTGTTGCCTGTTTGATCGGTTTGAAAAATGGCTACACTCGTCAGGAAATTGAGGAGGGGATAGTCAAAGGCATAAGTCTGACCTTAGGCGCTATCCTAATTTTGCTCGCGGTCGGCTCTCTTATTGGTACGTGGTTATTGGCCGGCACGGTACCGACCATGATCTACCTCGGTTTACAGATAATAGACCCTCAATATTTTTATGTAAGTTGTACTATTCTTTGTGCGCTTGTCGCGCTGTGTATAGGTAGCAGTTGGACTGTCGCAGCAACCATCGGCGTTGCATTGATGGGGGTTTCTGCTGGGTTAGGTGCATCGGCACCCATAACAGCGGGTGCTATTATTAGCGGGGCCTATTTTGGTGATAAATTATCACCACTATCTGATACGACCAACCTTGCTGCAGCGGTCTCTGATACTGAACTTTTTACCCATATTAAAAATATGCTTTGGAGCACAGTACCGAGCTTTATCATTACTTTGGTGATATTTTTCTTTTTAGGCTTAAGCAGCGCAGAACAGGAAAGTACCAGACAAGTAGAGCTGTTATTAACTAGCTTAGAAAGCGAATTTCATATTGCTTGGTATCTTTTATTACCATTAGTTGTCACACTATTTTTAGCGATGAAAAAAATGCCAGCCTTTCCCGCCATAGGTATCGGGGCATTGGCTGGCGCAATTTTCGCTATATTCTTTCAACAGGATCTCATCGTAGATTACGCGAACGAAGGCATGCCCGTTATTGAAGCGAATATTATGGTGGTGTGGCAAGTGATGTTTGCTGGCGTTGCACTTGATACTGGCAATGAAATGGTCGACGATTTGCTCAGTGGTGGTGGTATGGCATCGATGCTCAATACCATTTGGTTGATCATTTCGGCCATGGTATTTGGCTCGATCATGGAAAAAGTGGGTTTATTACAACGCGTTGTAGAGAGCTTACTCAGCGTCACGAAAAAAGCAGGCTCGTTAATTTCCACTACGATTGTTACCGCCTTTGGCATTAATTGTATTTCTGCGGATCAATATATTTCCATCGTGATGACCGGCAGAATGTATAAAAATAACTATAAAGAGCGTGGGCTGAAACCCGAGAATTTATCTCGAGCTATAGAAGACGGCGGTACAGTGACTTCTGTACTGGTTCCGTGGAACACTTGCGGTGCGTATATGCAATCAGTTTTACTCGTTAGCCCGTTAGAATTTGCCGTGTTTTGTTTCTTTAATTGGTTGTCACCGTTAATTGGTATAACGTGTGCGCTTGCTGGCTTTAAAGTGAAGACCTTACTTGTTCCCGCTAAGACAAGTACTGTGCCTATATCGAGTTAA
- a CDS encoding saccharopine dehydrogenase family protein has protein sequence MKNTIHWLGAGLSSAPGIKELANKETPLIVWNRSLEKAQRTLADNTIDIRQLDWEALTKVVKQGDVLVSMLPATLHTKIAEFCLEKKAHFVSSSYISPEMDALNNQVKLAGLCFVNEVGLDPGIDHLLAHLLVDKYRQSAEFSPQNHHYFRSYCGGFPAVANDFKYKFSWSPLGVLKALRSKAQWQENGRLNTSNAPWEALSRYEAQLSNGKEVFQAYPNRDSLPFLKQYHFGDDWDVQQFVRGTLRLDGWSTAWQQLFDEIATLTGEEGEQRLCALSEELEAKYSYQGGEPDRVVMCVELEIRQAGKAVWHQGYYLDSEGDKRGQAMARLVSLPVSLAIESIIKGEMPFGVTAAPDEPEQINAWLKSLEELGETIVHKDYLN, from the coding sequence ATGAAAAATACTATCCATTGGCTAGGTGCTGGACTTTCTTCTGCCCCTGGTATTAAAGAACTAGCCAATAAAGAAACGCCGTTAATTGTTTGGAATCGTAGTTTAGAGAAAGCTCAACGAACATTAGCAGATAACACCATCGATATACGTCAATTAGACTGGGAAGCATTAACCAAGGTGGTTAAACAAGGTGACGTTCTTGTCTCAATGCTGCCAGCAACGTTACACACTAAAATTGCTGAGTTTTGTTTGGAGAAAAAGGCACATTTTGTATCAAGCAGCTATATTTCACCAGAAATGGATGCGCTAAACAATCAAGTAAAATTGGCGGGGCTGTGTTTTGTTAACGAAGTAGGGTTAGACCCAGGTATCGATCATCTTCTTGCTCACTTGCTAGTTGATAAGTATCGCCAAAGCGCTGAGTTTTCGCCACAAAATCATCATTATTTCCGCTCATACTGCGGCGGTTTTCCTGCCGTGGCTAATGATTTTAAATATAAATTCAGCTGGTCTCCATTAGGGGTGTTAAAAGCTTTACGTTCTAAAGCGCAATGGCAAGAAAATGGTCGCCTAAACACGTCAAATGCGCCATGGGAAGCGTTAAGTCGTTATGAAGCACAGTTATCAAATGGCAAAGAAGTATTTCAAGCGTACCCTAATAGGGACTCTCTGCCATTTTTAAAACAGTATCATTTTGGTGACGATTGGGATGTGCAGCAGTTTGTTCGAGGGACATTGCGTTTAGACGGGTGGTCAACTGCTTGGCAGCAACTGTTTGATGAAATTGCGACGCTAACCGGCGAAGAAGGTGAACAGCGACTGTGTGCGCTAAGCGAAGAGCTTGAAGCAAAATACAGCTATCAAGGTGGAGAGCCTGATAGGGTGGTGATGTGTGTTGAATTAGAAATTAGACAAGCCGGTAAAGCCGTTTGGCATCAAGGGTATTATCTTGATAGTGAAGGTGATAAACGAGGTCAGGCTATGGCTCGTCTTGTTTCACTACCTGTGAGTCTTGCGATTGAATCTATCATTAAAGGTGAAATGCCATTTGGCGTAACCGCCGCACCAGATGAGCCTGAGCAAATTAATGCTTGGTTAAAGTCACTGGAAGAACTCGGTGAAACCATTGTTCATAAGGACTATTTGAACTAA
- a CDS encoding saccharopine dehydrogenase yields the protein MTKLHIWLRAETKPDEQRTALTPEGAATLIEAGFKVTIERSSQNIFQQHLYEALNVDIAPPGSWVSAPQDAIILGLKELPEDTFPLIHQHIYFAHAYKEQAGWQALLSRFKSGGGELFDLEYLVDEQQRRIAAFGYWAGFAGAALSVLAWINQQEDTAKELTNISSYRDKQQLLSELGNGLATCINKPKVLVIGAKGRSGSGAVDLAKALSLEVIEWDLAETKKGGPFIEINQADIFINCVLINRDLPPFITHELLRKNDRKLSVIADVSCDPYGSYNPLPIYHQCTTFKVPCLILDKVNRLDLIAIDHLPSLLPKESSEDYCQQLLVHLLTLADNTQGVWSRALALFNEKTKAI from the coding sequence ATGACTAAACTACATATTTGGCTTCGAGCTGAAACTAAACCAGATGAACAAAGAACTGCGCTAACACCTGAGGGGGCAGCGACTTTGATTGAAGCTGGTTTCAAAGTGACCATTGAGCGCTCTTCTCAAAATATTTTTCAACAGCATTTATATGAAGCGCTAAATGTTGACATAGCCCCACCGGGCAGTTGGGTTAGTGCCCCCCAAGATGCCATTATTTTAGGCTTAAAAGAGTTACCTGAAGATACTTTCCCACTGATTCATCAGCATATTTATTTTGCCCATGCTTATAAAGAACAGGCTGGTTGGCAGGCGTTATTGTCACGATTTAAATCAGGTGGTGGAGAGTTATTTGACTTAGAATATCTAGTCGATGAGCAACAAAGACGAATTGCAGCGTTTGGTTATTGGGCAGGTTTTGCAGGCGCGGCATTATCGGTGCTCGCTTGGATTAATCAGCAAGAAGATACCGCCAAAGAACTCACTAATATTTCATCTTATCGTGACAAACAGCAACTACTTTCAGAGCTAGGGAATGGTTTAGCAACATGTATCAACAAACCTAAAGTATTGGTGATTGGCGCTAAAGGCCGAAGCGGCAGTGGCGCGGTTGACCTAGCAAAAGCATTATCGTTAGAGGTTATTGAGTGGGATTTGGCTGAAACGAAAAAGGGTGGACCTTTTATTGAAATCAACCAAGCAGATATATTCATCAATTGCGTGCTTATTAATAGGGACTTACCGCCATTTATTACCCATGAATTGCTACGCAAAAACGATAGAAAACTATCCGTAATTGCTGACGTTAGCTGCGACCCTTACGGTAGTTATAATCCATTACCCATTTATCATCAATGTACAACCTTTAAAGTGCCTTGCTTAATACTTGATAAAGTAAACAGGCTTGATTTAATTGCAATTGATCATTTACCTTCATTGCTACCTAAAGAAAGTAGTGAGGACTATTGTCAGCAGCTACTGGTACATTTACTGACCTTAGCCGATAATACTCAGGGTGTGTGGTCACGTGCACTCGCACTATTTAATGAAAAAACCAAAGCAATATAG